One Setaria italica strain Yugu1 chromosome II, Setaria_italica_v2.0, whole genome shotgun sequence DNA segment encodes these proteins:
- the LOC101784109 gene encoding uncharacterized protein LOC101784109, translating into MRISEQLGSGAYYMQVDQGEDNEDDKTDRQPTQCLNLEISGSFLTCIRLMLARDRNAFFQSEYNDRIKYEELTAAQNQLTSTKNCKRVSTELPLLTLTIGNKKFIRKGDCNILASFCYVTQLVVCKLCYEKLIRRVDIPFSDITSLLVCFDDIRFDTLRIEARSSLQYFSTDKPLPGKFTRWKVDNSKEDDCFPESKFVFVEIEKGMLEKGLAKLLYIDPRLQRSVEFARASDDQHMYQGRLHAHMQQTNMSALQPLLCVNALPNIGGRM; encoded by the exons ATGAGAATCTCTGAGCAGCTGGGCAGTGGTGCCTATTACATGCAAGTAGATCAG GGAGAGGACAATGAAGATGATAAGACAGATCGCCAGCCAACTCAATGTCTTAATCTCGAAATAAGCGGCTCCTTTCTGACGTGCATTAGGCTCATGCTGGCTCGGGACAGGAATGCTTTTTTTCAAAGCGAATATAATGATAGGATCAAATATGAGGAGCTCACAGCTGCACAGAATCAGCTTACAAGTACTAAGAATTGCAAGAGAGTTTCGACAGAGCTGCCTCTGCTGACACTTACAATCGGCAACAAGAAG TTCATTCGTAAGGGTGATTGCAACATACTCGCTTCTTTCTGCTACGTAACACAGCTAGTCGTGTGCAAGTTGTGCTATGAAAAGCTGATTAGAAGGGTTGATATCCCCTTTTCCGACATCACATCTCTCCTTGTCTGTTTTGACGATATAAGATTTGATACCTTGAGAATAGAG GCAAGATCTTCACTCCAATATTTCTCCACTGATAAGCCACTTCCTGGAAAGTTTACTCGCTGGAAAGTGGACAACTCAAAAGAAGATGACTGTTTTCCTGAATCAAA ATTTGTCTTCGTTGAGATAGAGAAGGGGATGCTTGAAAAGGGCCTTGCAAAACTATTGTATATTGATCCAAGACTACAACGTAGTGTAGAATTTGCTAGAGCTTCTGATGACCAACACATGTACCAAGGCCGTCTCCATGCTCACATGCAGCAAACCAACATGTCTGCTCTTCAGCCATTGCTATGTGTCAATGCGCTCCCCAACATTGGAGGGAGAATGTAG